Genomic segment of Corynebacterium urealyticum DSM 7109:
TGGCCTTCCGGAACCTCTGCGACCGGCATGCGGTCGTAGGGGTGCTCTTCCCAGATCTCGCCGTAGTCCTGGACGCGTTCGGCGATCCACAAGGTGTTATCGCAGCCATCCGGGACGACGTGGTCCCACTGGTTGCGGATGTCCTCCGCAGTGCGGATGTAGTAGGAGGAGCCGCTGAAGGCGAAACGCTTACCGCCCTCGTCGATGGTGGGCTCGTCCATGGTGGAGCCGGTCTGCACACAGAGCATGACCTCGTGTGCAGCGGCCTGGTTCTCCAGCACGTAGTGGCAGTCGTTGGTCACCAGCGGCGGCAGGTCCAGCTTGCGGCCGATCTCCATGAGCTCGTCGCGGACGCGCTTCTCGATCTCCAGCCCGTGATCCATCAACTCGAGGAAGAAGTTGTCCTTGCCGTAGATGTCCTGCCACATCGCCGCGGCCTCGAGGGCCTCGTTGAACTGGCCAAGGCGGAGGCGGGTTTGCACGTCCCCGGAGGGGCAGCCGGTGGTCGCGATGACGCCCTCGGCATGCTCGGCGATGAGCTCGGCGTCCATGCGGGGCCACTTACCCAGCTGGCCCTCGTAGGAGGCCATCGAGGAGAGGTAGAAGAGGTTGCGCAGGCCGGTGGCGTTCTCGGCGAGCATGGTCTGGTGCAGGTACGCGCCGGAGGCCGAGACGTCGTCCTTCTTCTGCTCCGGGTTACCCCAGCGCACGCGGTTCATATTGAAGCGGGAGTCGGGGGCCATATAGGCCTCGATGCCGATGATCGGCTTGATCCCGGCCGCCGTCATGGTGCGGTAGAAGGCATCCGCGCCGAACATGTTGCCGTGGTCGGTCATGCCGACCGCGGGCATCCCCTGGCGGGAGACCTCCTCGGCGAGCATGTCTACCTTCGCCATGCCGTCGAGCATGGAGTATTCCGTGTGATTATGCAGGTGGACGAAAGACGAGCGGCTCATAACTGGATATCCTATCGTTTTCCGGACACCGCGAAACTCGGGCGCTAAGCTTTTGCTCCGTGAAGTATTTGACCAGGTCTGCCGTTGCCCATTTGGACGCCCCGTTTTCGGTCATGGATCTCGACGCCGCGCTTGCCAACGCCCGCGATATGGTCCGCCGCGCGAACGGCACCCCGATCCGGCTGGCGAGCAAGTCGGTGCGTATCCGCGAAATGCTGCGCCGCGTGCTGGAGCTGCCCGGCTACGCCGGGGTGTTGGGTTTCCACCTCTCCGAGGCGATCTGGCTCGTAGAGACCGGGGTCAGCGACGACGTCCTGGTGGCCTACCCCACCACTCACCGCGAGGCGCTGCGCACGCTCGCCGCGTCCCCGAAACTCCGGAAATCCATCACCGTGATGGTGGACTCTCCGGCCCACCTGGACTTCATCGACGAGGCGGTGGCCGATCAGGATGCCTCTGGCGCTGAGCGCGGGCAGATTCGGGTGTGCATCGACGTGGACGCCAGCCTGGCCATGGGGCCGGTACATGTTGGCGCGTTGCGCTCCCCGGTTCATTCCGTGGAGCAGGTCCGGCGCCTTGCCGAGGTCGTTGTCGCCCGGCCGGGCTTCCGGCTGGTGGGACTCATGGCCTACGAGGGGCAGATCGCCGGAACCACGGATAGCTCGCCGGCGATCTCGGTGATGAAGGGAATCGCCACCCGCGAGCTGGCCGCCCGGCGTGGAAAGATCGTGCGAGCGGTGGAGCAGCTGCTGGCCAGCGCGGGGCAACCGCCACTGGAGTTCGTCAATGGCGGGGGTACCGGGTCGATCGAGAGCACCTCGGCGGAAACAGTGATCACGGAGATCGGTGCAGGGTCGGGAGTGCTGGCCCCCGGGCTATTCGACCGCTATAAGAGCTTCCAGCCGGATCCGGCGCAGTGGTTCGTAGTGCCGGTGGTCCGCCGCCCCGCCCCGGATGTGGTGACGGTAGCCGGTGGTGGCCGGGTGGCCTCCGGGCCGCCGGGGGCAGACCGGCTGCCGACGGTGGACTACCCCGCGGGGATGCGCATGGCACCGCTGGAAGGCCCGGGCGAGGTGCAGACCCCGCTGAAGGGGGCCGCAGCCAAGAGCCTGCAGCTGGGCGATCACGTGTGGTTCCGCCACGCGAAGGCCGGTGAGCAGGCGGAGTGGTTCGACGAGGTGATCGTCGTGTCCTGCGGTCAGATCGTGGACCGGTGGCCGACCTACCGGGGCGAGGGCCGGGCCTTCGTCTAGTCTTCTGCCTCGGCTGGAGTGAGCTTACCGAGCTTTTTGAGGGAAGCGTTGCGCCGGGTAGCGCGGGTCTGGACGACCATGTCGATGATGAAGATCACCACTGCCACCCAGATGATGGAGAAACTAACCCAGCGCATCGGCTCGATGTGCTCCTTGGTGACGAACACGGCCCAGAGCATCTGCATCACCGGGGTGAGGTACTGGATCATGCCCAGCGAGGTCAGGGACATTTCCTGGGCGGCGCGGGCGAAGGCCAGCAGCGGCAGGGCGGTGACCACGCCCGCAATCATGAGCAGGGCGGTGTGCCTGCCGCCCTCGGTGGTGAAGGTCGACGCTGGGCCGAGCCACAGCAGATAGATCACGGCGATGGGGGCGAGCACCATCGTCTCGGCGGCGAGGGATTGCAGTGGCTCCAGCCGCATCCGCTTCTTCACCAGCCCGTAGAATCCGAAGCTCAGCGCCAGTCCCAAGGAGATGATCGGCGGCTGGCCGAGCGCGATGGTGAGGATCACCACCGCCACGGCGGCGATGGCCACCGAAAGCTTCTGCATCGGGCGTAGGCTCTCACGCAGCAGCAGAACGCCGAGTATGACAGAGACCAGCGGGTTGATGAAGTATCCCAGGGCGGCGTCCGCAACGTGCCCGCTGTTGACCGCGTAGATATAGAGTCCCCAGTTCACGGAGATCAGCAGGGAGGCCACAGCCACCCGGATCCACTCGCGTGCCGTGATCTGCCGCAGCAGCTTGATGCGCCGCAGCGCCAGCAGGAGTAGCACCACGAAGGCGAGGGTCCAGATGAAACGGTGCGCCAGGATCTCCACGGGCGCGGCGGGTTCCAGTAGCGGGAAGAACGCGGGGAAGAATCCCCACATGATGTACGCGGCAAAGCCCCACAGCATGGGCTAACTCTCCTCGTGTGTGACGGCGCGGATACCCATGCGACCATAGGCGGCGTCCACTGGGGCCGGTTCAACGGCCATGACTTTCGGGTTCTCCGCAATCGCCTTGAGCTCCGCGGGCGCGGCGTAGACGAGGGCGCCGTTGATTGCGACATCCTCCCCCTCCAGCCCTTCGGTGGCGATGGTGAAGACGTCCTCGCGGCGCAGGCCAGCTGCCGGTTCCGGGATCGGGCGCTGGACCACCGGGCCGATCAGCAGCGTGGACACTCGCACCCGCTCCGCGTGCGGGATGTCGAAGACCTTGGCGAAGTCTTTAGGCGCCATCGCCTTGGCAGGCGAGACCAGCGCCCAGCGGGGCTCTTCGCCCTCGGCCTCGTCGAGGAGTTTACGGGAGTGTTCCTCGTATGCCTGGTCGGACATGTAGAACGGGCCCAGCTGGTCACCATTAATGTTCATCGGCTTGCTAGTGCGATCTGACTGGGCCATGACCATGATCCCCACGAGCAGGGCGACAGCACAGATCCCGCCGAGCCACGCGACCCACGCGGGTCGGCGGGTGTCCTCCCAGTCCAGCTCCCGCTGGCGGGCACGGTTGGGCTTGACCACCTGCGGAGACCTAGATTCCATCGTTGGCCTCCCGCAGCCTATCGAGGGCCTGCTGAAGGTCCTCCGGGTACGGGCTGTCGATCTGCATCATCCGGCCCGTGGGGTGCTCGAAGCGCAGGGAGACCGCGTGCAGCCACTGGCGGATCAGCCCCAGCTTCTCGGAGAGCGCAGGGTCGGAGCCATACATGGGGTCGCCGCACAACGGGTGGTGAAGGGAGGAGAAGTGCACGCGAATCTGGTGGGTCCGTCCGGTCTCCAGGTTCACCCGCAGCAGGCTGGCCTGCCGGTGGGCCTCCAGGGTGTCGTAGTGCGTGACCGCATGCTTGCCGTCGTCGCGCACGGCGAAACGCCAGCCCGCCGAAGGGTGGCGCCCGATCGGGGCATCGATGGTCCCAGAGGTCGGGTCGGGGTGGCCCTGCACCAGCGCGTGGTAGATCTTCTGCACCTCGCGGTTACGGAAGGCTCGCTTCAAGTGGGTATAGGCCCGCTCGCTGGCGGCGACGATCATCACCCCCGATGTACCCACATCAAGCCGCTGGACGATGCCCTTGCGCTCCGGGGGTCCCGAGGTGGAAATGCGGAAACCGGCGGCCGCCAGGCCCGCGGTCACGGTGGGACCCTCCCAGCCCAAGGTCGGGTGTGCGGCCACACCGACGGGCTTATTCACGGCGATGACGTCGTCGTCGGAGTAGAGAATGTCCATGCCCTCGACGAGCTGGGGTGGCTCGGCAGCCAGGTCGCGTTCCGGGGCAGGCAGGGTGACATCCAACCACTGGCCGGCAACAAGCCGGTCGGACTTGCCCAGCGACTTACCCTCGGCGGTGATGTCCCCCGCGGCCGCGAGGTCGGCCACCACCGTCCGGGACAGCCCCAGCAGTTTGGACAGCCCCGCGTCGACACGCATCCCCGCCAGGCCATCCGGCACGGGCATCATCCGCTGTTCACGTTCGGTCATTCCTGTGCCTTCCTTTCTGCCCTGGGTTCGGCGATGAAAACGATGGTGAGGTAGAGGACCACCCCGACGTTAATAGCGATATCCGCCACATTGAAGATCGCGAAGTTCCAGAAGCTGAAGAAGTCCACGACGTGGCCGCGCATGCCGCCCGGCTCACGGAAGATGCGGTCAATCAGGTTGCCGGCCGCCCCTCCCCCGATCAGGCCGATGGTCAGGGCACTGAGCCCGGAGCGGGCCCGAAACGCCAGGAATACCGCAACGCCCACCGCGATGAGCTGGATGAATGCCAGCACGATGGTGGCGTCCGTGCCCATCGAGAATGCCGCCCCCGGGTTGCGGACCAACAAGAAACGGAACCAATCTCCCAGCACCGGTACGGGTTCGCGCGGCGGCAGGGTGGCCACGGCCAGCCACTTGCTCAGCTGGTCGACGATCACCACAACCGCCAGGGTCGCCAGGGCGACGCCGGTCCAGGTTCCTCGGTTACTCTGCTGCTTCACTCCAGCAAGTCTAGCTTGAGGCCCAAACTGCTACGGTTATGACCGTGTTTACTCCCCCACGTCCCCCATCCCACCGCATTGGGCGGCGCGCGGTCGCCGCGCTGATGTGCTCCCTCGGCCTCCTGGGCTCGGCCGCATGCTCCTCCGAACCTGCAGGGCCGGAGGCCGTCGAGGCGCCGGTCGAGGGTGTGCGAGTGCAGCTGCTTGAGCCCGGCCGCGGCCCCCGCGAGCCCCTCGCCTACCGCATCGGCGAGGAGGAAAGCTCCCAGGAGCTGACCTATTCGGCAACCCAGGGGCTGGAGCAGAAAACCGCCCACGGTGAGGGCGAAGACGTCCCCTACGGGGATGTCACGATGGACCTTCCGCTGACTGCCACGGCAAAGAAAAACGGCGAGGAGATCGCCACGACCGTCGTGGTGGGGCGCCCGGACGGGACGAACGCGGAGCTGAACGAGGACATGGCATCTGCCGAGGGCTTCGAGATGCACCAGACGATGGAGCCCAGCGGTCGGGTGAAGACCCGATCCTTCGGAGCCCCAGAGGGGGCCACGGACGGGGCACGGGCCAGCGTCGAGCAGGCGCTGACGCAGATGACGGATGTGCCGATCGTCTTCCCCGAGGAGGCAGTGGGCCCGGGCGCGAAGTGGACGGTCAGCGGGCGCGTGGACGAAGGGGTCTCGCTGCGCCAGGAGTTGACGTACACCCTCGTGGAACGGGACGGCGACAATGTCGTCCTCGACGTCGCGGCTAAGCGCCGACCGGCGGTCGCGAGCCTGGCGGATACGGACCTGAAGGTCCTGGAGGCGGATTCGACCTCCGAGGGGCGGATCACCGTCGACCTCACCCGCCCGCTACCCGCCGAGGGCACGGTCCGCGTGGACACGACCGTCACCTACGGCAAGGACGATGCCCCGCTGCGCGTGCTGCAGACCATTACGTCGCGCAGCGAATGGAAGTAGGCCGCTCGAAGCCCTAGGCCTTGAGCAGCCCAGGGCTTTGAGGGGACTTAGAGCTCCTTACACATCGGCGGGACCTGCTCCGGCAGGACGGTCTCGACGAGGGTACAAGCCCAGCGGGTGTCCAGCTTCCACTTGCCGTCCTCGTGGACGAACTCCACTCCGCTGACGACCTGCGGGTCCCGCTCCGGGGCCTGCAGCTTGATGGTGGCCTCAGCCATATCCGGCAGCACGCCCGGCAACACCGGGTCCACGACCTCGAGCTTCGCCTGGGCCTCGCTCTGGCTGCGGGTCAGTGCCTCGAAGATCTCCGGGGCCTGGTCGCCGTCCACGACGGAATTGACCTTCTCCTCGGCTGGGACGCGCGGGTCGACCGCCTTGAGTAGGACCTCCTGCAGTTCCTGCGGGGTCGGCAGCTTCTCCTCCGGTGCTGTGGAGGACGGTGCGCTGCTGGCGGTGGTCTGCTCGGTGGTGGCTGCGGTATCCGCATCCTCCGAGCCGCAGGCGGTCAGCGTGAGGCCGGCGACGGCAGCGGTTGCCACGGCCACGGACTTCCAGATCTTCACGGTCAACATTCTCCTTCGACGCGGGGGTGTCAAAGCCCTGATCCTACTCGCCTAGGCGTCAAAGCCCGCTTCCGCAGGTGTTGGTGTGTGCCGGATCTCACTCCGGGCGGGGCTCAGTCGGGTCTTCCCCACCGAGTTCCAGTTGCCCGCTGCCATCGTCCGCATCCGTGCCCCAGGCCAGGCTGTCCAGCGGGTCCGCGGGCTGGAGCTGCGGGTCGTCGGTGTCGAAGGTCGCGATGCGGCCGGGTCCGGTTTCGCGGGTCTCGAAACGCACGGTCACCACGCCCACCCCACTTCCCTGCACCCAGCCGTGGCCATAATCCGGATGCCAGACGTCCTGGGTCTGTTGCCAGCGGCTTTCTTTCCGCTCCGCTGCTCCCCCGGGATGTGACTCGCCAGCAGCCTCGGCCCCCGCGGGGACCTCACCCCGGCCGGCCACGGTAGTGGCGCTCTGGGTGACGCTCTGGTGTGGCACCGCAGGGTGGCTGAGCTCCGGGAAGAGCATCTCCTGCCGGTCGTGGCTGAGCCCGGAGAATCCCACGCCCACCAAGCGCACCGCGCCGGAATCCTCCGGCCGGGGCAGCACCGCGCGGGCGGCGCGCAGCAACTGCTCGAAGTCATCAGTGGGTGCGGGCAGCGTGGTCGATCGGGTATGCAGCGCGAAGTCGCTGGTACGGATCTTCACGGTGATGGTGCGCGCCGCCCGGCCGTCCTTGCGCAGCCGCCGATAGGCCTGCCGGGCGGAGAGCTCCATGATGTTCAGCACGTCCCGGTAGGTCCGCGCGTCCACCGGCAGGGTCTGTTCGGCGCTGATCTGTTTGGCCTCCGCGCGTGGGGCCACGGGGCGGGGGTCATCGCCGCCGGCCATCACCTGAACCTCCAGGCCGACTTTGCCGAGCAGTGACTTCACGTCGGTGGGGTCCATGTCCACGAACTGCTGGATCGTATGCACGCCGATGTCGGCCAGCTTGGCCTGGGCGACCCGCCCAATTCCCCACAGGTCGCCCACTGGGCGCGGGCCGAAGGTGGCCATTCGGTCCTCCACCACGAAAATCCCATGGGGCTTGGCTAGGTCGCTGGCCATCTTCGCATCCAGCTTGGTACTCGCCATCCCGATGGAGCATGGCAGCTCCGTGGCCTCCTCCACCGCACGCTGGAGGTCCTCGGCCCACCGCCGGGCGGCGGCAGCGTCGACCAATCCCTGTGGCTCGGCGAAGCCCTCGTCGACCGAGAGCTGCTCCACAACACCCGCGTGCTCGGCGATGACCTGGAAGATCCGCCGGGAGATCATCTTATACAGCACCGACCGGGGCTGGATCACGATCGCCCGGTTGCGGCATAGTCGGATCGCCTGGTGCATCGGCATGGCTGACCGCGCCCCGTAGGCGCGCGCCTCGTAGCTCGCTCCGGCCACAACCCCGCGTCCGGACATCCCGCCAACGAGGACGGGCCGGTCGCGCAGGGTCGGCCGGGTAAGCTGCTCCACGGACGCATAGAAGGCGTCCATGTCGATGTGAGCGACCCAGCGCATGGCGGCTTAGCGAGCCACCTTTGCCACCTCGGCGGTCACGCCGTCCACAATCTCGTGGCCCAGCTTCTCGCCGGTGAACACCTCGTGCTCCACGGCGAGGACCTCCTCAGCGATGTGGGCGATGTGCTGGTCGGCCCAGTCCTTCTTCTCCGCCGGCACCGACAGACGCAGGCGGATACGGTCGGAAACCTCGAAGCCCTCGTTCTTGCGAGCGTCCTGCAGGCCACGGATGACATCCGCTGCCCAGCCTTCGGCCTCCAGCTCCGGGGTGACGGTCATGTCGAGGACCACCAGTCCGTCGACGCCGCCCGGGCCAGCGACGCGCGCAGTGGAATCCGGGTTCTCCGCCACCAGGCGCTCGGTGTACAGCTCCGGGGTCAGGACGATATCGCCGTCGACGACGACGTTTTCGCCTTCGCGGACGTAGTTACCAGCCTTGACGTTCTTGATCGCGCGCTGGACGTCGCGGCCGAGCGTCGGGCCAGCGACCTTCGCGTTGACGACGACCTCAAAGCTGCCGGCAGAGTCGACGTCGTCCGTCAACTCCACGTCCTTGACGTTGACCTCGTCGCGGATGGTGGCGGCGAAGTCCGCGAGCTTGGCCGACTCCGGCAGCGCGACCGTGAGCTTCGGCAGCGGCAGGCGGTTGCGCAGCTTATTGGACTTGCGCACCGAGCTGGCCGAGGAGCAGACCGCGCGGGTGGCATCCATCGCGTCGACGAGCTCCGCGTCGGCCGGGAAGTCCTCGGCCTTCGGGTAGTCCGCCAGGTGGACGGAACGCTCGCCGGTGAGCCCGCGCCAGATGACCTCGGAGATGTACGGCAGCAGCGGAGCGGTCACGCGGGTGGCCACCTCGAGCACCGTGTACAGGGTGTCGAAGGCCTCCGGGTGGGCCTCCTGGCCAGCCCAGAAACGATCACGGGAGCGGCGCACGTACCAGTTGGTGAGGATGTCGGCGTACTGACGCACCTCATCACAGGCGTCCGCGATGCGGGTATCGGCCAGAGCCTTGTCCACGTTAGCCACCAGGTCGTGCGTCTTGGCGAGGATGTAGCGGTCCAGCACGTTATCGGAGTCCACGGACCAGCGCGCCTCCTCAGAGGCGTAGAGCTGCAGGAAGCTGTACGCATTCCAGATCGGCAGCAGCGCCTGGCGCACACCCTCGCGGATGCCCTGCTCGGTAACGATCAGGTTGCCGCCACGCAGGATCGGGCTGGACATGAGGAACCAGCGCATCGCGTCGGAACCGTCGCGGTCGAAGACCTCATTGACGTCCGGGTAATTGCCCTTGGACTTGGACATCTTCAGCCCGTCGGAGCCCAGGACGATGCCGTGGGCGACGACCTTCTTGAAGGCCGGCCGGTCGAACAGCGCGGTGGAGAGCACGTGCTGGACGTAGAACCAGCCGCGGGACTGGCCGGAGTATTCGACGATGAAGTCCGCCGGCTGCTCCTCCTCGAAGGCCTCCACGTTCTCGAATGGGTAGTGGTACTGGGCGAAAGGCATAGAGCCAGACTCGAACCAGCAGTCGAGGACGTCAGGGACGCGGCGCATCATGGACTTGCCGGTCGGGTCGTCCGGGTTCGGGCGAACCAGCTCGTCGATGTCCGGGCGGTGCAGGGACTTCGGTCGGACTCCGAAGTCGGCCTCCAGCTCTGCGAGGGAGCCGTAGACGTCCACGCGCGGGTACTGCGGGTCATCAGAAACCCATGCTGGGACCGGGGAACCCCAGTAGCGGGTGCGGGAGATGTTCCAGTCGCGGGCCCCCTCCAGCCACTTACCGAACTGGCCGTCGCGGATGTGTTCCGGGATCCACTCAATCTGCTGGTTGAGCTCCACCATGCGGTCGCGGATCTCAAGCACATTCACGAACCAGCCGGGCAGAGCCATGTAGATCAGCGGCTCGCCGGAGCGCCAGGAGTGCGGGTAGGAGTGGACGATCGTCTGATCGCGCAGGACGCGCTGCTTGGCCTTCAGGTCGCGGATGATGTCGCGGTTGGCGTCGAAAACCAGCGTGCCCTGGTACTCGGGTACCAGGGAGGTGAACTTGCCGTCGGCGTCCACCGGGATGACCAGGTCGATTCCGTAGCCCTTACAGACGTCCATATCGTCCTCACCGAAGGCCGGGGCCTGGTGGACGACACCGGTGCCGTCCTCGGTGGAGACGTAGTCCGCGACGAGCACCATGAAGGCGTTCTCGTGATCGGCGAAGTGATCGAAGACCGGGGTGTACTCCAGGCCCTCGAGTTCAGCACCCGTGAAGGTGGCCAGCACCTCTGGTTCCTTGCCCAGCTCCTTGGCATAGGCCCCCAGCAGCGCGGTGGCCAGTAGTAGCTTGGCGCCAGCGAAGCCCTCCGCACCGTCTTCGTCGACCTTGACCAGGGAATACTCGATCTCCGGGCCGACGGCCAGAGCGAGGTTGGACGGCAGCGTCCACGGGGTCGTCGTCCAGGCGATGGCTGCGGCGTCGTGCAGCTCGGGGTGAGATTCCCAGGCCTTGGTGGCTGGGTAGCCCTCGCGTGCGCCAGTGAACGGCATAGTCACGGTGACGGTCGGGTCCTGGCGGTCGCGGTAGGAGTCGTCGAGGCGGGTCTCCTGGTTGGACAGCGGGGTGTGCTCGGCCCAGGAGTACGGCAGCACTCGGAAGCCCTGGTAGATCAGGCCCTTGTCGTAGAGCTCCTTGAAGGCCCACATGACGGACTCCATGTAGTCCTGGTCCATGGTCTTGTAGCCGTTCTCGAAGTCGACCCAGCGAGCCTGACGGGTGACGTAGTTCTCCCACTCGTCGGCGTAGTGCATGACGGACTTGGCGCAGTATTCGTTGAAGCGGTCCAGCCCCATGGACTCGATCTCACCCTTGTCGGTGATTCCCAGCTGCTTCTCCGCCTCCAGCTCGGCAGGCAGGCCGTGGCAGTCCCAGCCGAAGACGCGCGGGACGTGGTAGCCGGCCATGGTGCGGTAGCGCGGGACGATGTCCTTGACGTAGCCGGTGAGCAGGTGTCCGTAGTGCGGCAAGCCGTTGGCGAACGGAGGACCGTCGTTGAAGACGTACTCCTCGTTGCCCTCGCGGTTTTCAAGGCTGGCCTGGAAGGTGTTGTCCTTCTTCCAGTACTTCAGTACCTCTTCTTCCATGGCTGGGAAGTTGCTGCCCCCGCCGCTCATGTCCACGCGGGGGTAGACGCCGCCAGCTGGTGTAGCCATAAGAAAATCCTCGTCTCTGGTGCTTAAAGTGAAATTTCTTTCAAGCACAGGGACGAGGATTCGCGGTACCACCCTGCTTGAAGCCTGCCGTGGGCGCCACCCGCCCGTTGGAAAGGCTTCCTCTTATCTTGCGTTGTTGTACGGAACGCGACTCCGCTCGGTTCTACTAGGCATCCCTCGTGG
This window contains:
- a CDS encoding amino acid deaminase/aldolase produces the protein MTRSAVAHLDAPFSVMDLDAALANARDMVRRANGTPIRLASKSVRIREMLRRVLELPGYAGVLGFHLSEAIWLVETGVSDDVLVAYPTTHREALRTLAASPKLRKSITVMVDSPAHLDFIDEAVADQDASGAERGQIRVCIDVDASLAMGPVHVGALRSPVHSVEQVRRLAEVVVARPGFRLVGLMAYEGQIAGTTDSSPAISVMKGIATRELAARRGKIVRAVEQLLASAGQPPLEFVNGGGTGSIESTSAETVITEIGAGSGVLAPGLFDRYKSFQPDPAQWFVVPVVRRPAPDVVTVAGGGRVASGPPGADRLPTVDYPAGMRMAPLEGPGEVQTPLKGAAAKSLQLGDHVWFRHAKAGEQAEWFDEVIVVSCGQIVDRWPTYRGEGRAFV
- the rarD gene encoding EamA family transporter RarD, which gives rise to MLWGFAAYIMWGFFPAFFPLLEPAAPVEILAHRFIWTLAFVVLLLLALRRIKLLRQITAREWIRVAVASLLISVNWGLYIYAVNSGHVADAALGYFINPLVSVILGVLLLRESLRPMQKLSVAIAAVAVVILTIALGQPPIISLGLALSFGFYGLVKKRMRLEPLQSLAAETMVLAPIAVIYLLWLGPASTFTTEGGRHTALLMIAGVVTALPLLAFARAAQEMSLTSLGMIQYLTPVMQMLWAVFVTKEHIEPMRWVSFSIIWVAVVIFIIDMVVQTRATRRNASLKKLGKLTPAEAED
- a CDS encoding RluA family pseudouridine synthase — translated: MTEREQRMMPVPDGLAGMRVDAGLSKLLGLSRTVVADLAAAGDITAEGKSLGKSDRLVAGQWLDVTLPAPERDLAAEPPQLVEGMDILYSDDDVIAVNKPVGVAAHPTLGWEGPTVTAGLAAAGFRISTSGPPERKGIVQRLDVGTSGVMIVAASERAYTHLKRAFRNREVQKIYHALVQGHPDPTSGTIDAPIGRHPSAGWRFAVRDDGKHAVTHYDTLEAHRQASLLRVNLETGRTHQIRVHFSSLHHPLCGDPMYGSDPALSEKLGLIRQWLHAVSLRFEHPTGRMMQIDSPYPEDLQQALDRLREANDGI
- the lspA gene encoding signal peptidase II; this encodes MKQQSNRGTWTGVALATLAVVVIVDQLSKWLAVATLPPREPVPVLGDWFRFLLVRNPGAAFSMGTDATIVLAFIQLIAVGVAVFLAFRARSGLSALTIGLIGGGAAGNLIDRIFREPGGMRGHVVDFFSFWNFAIFNVADIAINVGVVLYLTIVFIAEPRAERKAQE
- a CDS encoding DUF6263 family protein; translated protein: MTVFTPPRPPSHRIGRRAVAALMCSLGLLGSAACSSEPAGPEAVEAPVEGVRVQLLEPGRGPREPLAYRIGEEESSQELTYSATQGLEQKTAHGEGEDVPYGDVTMDLPLTATAKKNGEEIATTVVVGRPDGTNAELNEDMASAEGFEMHQTMEPSGRVKTRSFGAPEGATDGARASVEQALTQMTDVPIVFPEEAVGPGAKWTVSGRVDEGVSLRQELTYTLVERDGDNVVLDVAAKRRPAVASLADTDLKVLEADSTSEGRITVDLTRPLPAEGTVRVDTTVTYGKDDAPLRVLQTITSRSEWK
- a CDS encoding DNA polymerase IV — protein: MRWVAHIDMDAFYASVEQLTRPTLRDRPVLVGGMSGRGVVAGASYEARAYGARSAMPMHQAIRLCRNRAIVIQPRSVLYKMISRRIFQVIAEHAGVVEQLSVDEGFAEPQGLVDAAAARRWAEDLQRAVEEATELPCSIGMASTKLDAKMASDLAKPHGIFVVEDRMATFGPRPVGDLWGIGRVAQAKLADIGVHTIQQFVDMDPTDVKSLLGKVGLEVQVMAGGDDPRPVAPRAEAKQISAEQTLPVDARTYRDVLNIMELSARQAYRRLRKDGRAARTITVKIRTSDFALHTRSTTLPAPTDDFEQLLRAARAVLPRPEDSGAVRLVGVGFSGLSHDRQEMLFPELSHPAVPHQSVTQSATTVAGRGEVPAGAEAAGESHPGGAAERKESRWQQTQDVWHPDYGHGWVQGSGVGVVTVRFETRETGPGRIATFDTDDPQLQPADPLDSLAWGTDADDGSGQLELGGEDPTEPRPE
- the ileS gene encoding isoleucine--tRNA ligase, which gives rise to MATPAGGVYPRVDMSGGGSNFPAMEEEVLKYWKKDNTFQASLENREGNEEYVFNDGPPFANGLPHYGHLLTGYVKDIVPRYRTMAGYHVPRVFGWDCHGLPAELEAEKQLGITDKGEIESMGLDRFNEYCAKSVMHYADEWENYVTRQARWVDFENGYKTMDQDYMESVMWAFKELYDKGLIYQGFRVLPYSWAEHTPLSNQETRLDDSYRDRQDPTVTVTMPFTGAREGYPATKAWESHPELHDAAAIAWTTTPWTLPSNLALAVGPEIEYSLVKVDEDGAEGFAGAKLLLATALLGAYAKELGKEPEVLATFTGAELEGLEYTPVFDHFADHENAFMVLVADYVSTEDGTGVVHQAPAFGEDDMDVCKGYGIDLVIPVDADGKFTSLVPEYQGTLVFDANRDIIRDLKAKQRVLRDQTIVHSYPHSWRSGEPLIYMALPGWFVNVLEIRDRMVELNQQIEWIPEHIRDGQFGKWLEGARDWNISRTRYWGSPVPAWVSDDPQYPRVDVYGSLAELEADFGVRPKSLHRPDIDELVRPNPDDPTGKSMMRRVPDVLDCWFESGSMPFAQYHYPFENVEAFEEEQPADFIVEYSGQSRGWFYVQHVLSTALFDRPAFKKVVAHGIVLGSDGLKMSKSKGNYPDVNEVFDRDGSDAMRWFLMSSPILRGGNLIVTEQGIREGVRQALLPIWNAYSFLQLYASEEARWSVDSDNVLDRYILAKTHDLVANVDKALADTRIADACDEVRQYADILTNWYVRRSRDRFWAGQEAHPEAFDTLYTVLEVATRVTAPLLPYISEVIWRGLTGERSVHLADYPKAEDFPADAELVDAMDATRAVCSSASSVRKSNKLRNRLPLPKLTVALPESAKLADFAATIRDEVNVKDVELTDDVDSAGSFEVVVNAKVAGPTLGRDVQRAIKNVKAGNYVREGENVVVDGDIVLTPELYTERLVAENPDSTARVAGPGGVDGLVVLDMTVTPELEAEGWAADVIRGLQDARKNEGFEVSDRIRLRLSVPAEKKDWADQHIAHIAEEVLAVEHEVFTGEKLGHEIVDGVTAEVAKVAR